The Henckelia pumila isolate YLH828 chromosome 2, ASM3356847v2, whole genome shotgun sequence genome includes a window with the following:
- the LOC140877260 gene encoding uncharacterized protein At5g01610-like, giving the protein MAFREMIIFYLSLFVLISASSSTVPSAYQVLRQYDFPAGLLPEGAVGYSLNSATGEFSANLNGSCRFKLEDSYELSYQPVIKGVISRGRIQKLSGVTVKVVVMWLGVVGVNRKGENLEFSVGIASANFPARNFDECPQCGYGLGLY; this is encoded by the coding sequence ATGGCGTTTCGGGAAATGATCATCTTCTACCTCTCCCTTTTCGTGTTAATATCCGCTAGTAGTAGTACCGTTCCTTCGGCATACCAAGTTCTCCGGCAGTACGATTTCCCGGCGGGCCTCCTGCCAGAAGGCGCCGTCGGCTACAGCCTCAACTCCGCCACGGGGGAATTCTCGGCTAATCTCAACGGCTCCTGCCGCTTCAAGCTGGAGGATTCGTACGAGCTCAGTTACCAGCCCGTGATTAAGGGGGTGATATCCAGAGGAAGGATCCAGAAGCTCAGCGGCGTGACCGTCAAGGTGGTGGTGATGTGGCTGGGGGTTGTTGGGGTCAACCGGAAGGGCGAAAACCTCGAGTTTTCGGTGGGGATCGCGTCCGCTAATTTCCCGGCGCGGAATTTCGACGAGTGCCCGCAATGTGGATATGGGTTGGGATTGTATTGA
- the LOC140882099 gene encoding protein SENESCENCE-ASSOCIATED GENE 21, mitochondrial-like, whose amino-acid sequence MARYFSTAKNVSAFVTNKISPAISWRGYAAAASQGTGVSNSGASAHVMLKKGSEEPSKISWVPDPVTGYYRPENQAKEVDAAELRATLIKDKTRRK is encoded by the exons ATGGCTCGCTATTTCTCCACCGCTAAGAATGTCTCTGCTTTCGTCACCAACAAAATCTCACCTGCAATCTCCTG GAGGGGATACGCTGCGGCGGCGTCGCAGGGTACCGGCGTCTCCAACAGCGGGGCGAGCGCACACGTGATGTTGAAGAAAGGATCCGAGGAACCGAGCAAGATCTCATGGGTGCCCGACCCGGTGACCGGATATTACCGACCCGAGAACCAGGCCAAGGAGGTGGACGCGGCGGAGTTGCGCGCGACGCTTATCAAGGACAAAACCAGACGAAAGTGA